The Oncorhynchus clarkii lewisi isolate Uvic-CL-2024 chromosome 29, UVic_Ocla_1.0, whole genome shotgun sequence genome contains a region encoding:
- the LOC139388264 gene encoding zinc finger protein 703-like, which produces MKDSPAGTITHEIRCQTSEPCDDRDNCSSPTGALVCSPTPLDPIRQAKRLPIRILKMLTAHTGHLLHHPDYLQPLQSAPVNIELDAKKSPLALLAQTCSQIGKPDPPPSSKLGSIPSNGHGDKDHNGRSFSSSSSHKLGDHRPIKDDKSSFKPYNKVGGDSRRDAVSSSNNSSDKAGFRVPSNGNGCANSNSSGSCPSFPPHAISPNSRVGSGTPPQHTQQPSSQTHRQSQSPHGQRNSRSQTLNGEHKQEQASPHRNSNSSSGSHLKKESDVNKVHLDSPQLANSSHARASTNSSTGSSEGSPSHEGPKADSQPPQPGLGPGHIAPISPYKTGHSVFPMSSSGMGYHGSVVGSYAGYPSQFVPGLDPNKSGLGGGGVGVKHSTGASPPSFMQGFCRDPYCLSYPNAPHLGSSNPCIHDPSSTLKTGYPGLVYTSHPLHSLHPSTMSSSITPTLSHPLYTYGFMLSNDPMPHACNWVSAAGPCDKRFSTSDELLAHLRTHTSLPGGMDSKLLSAYPSVSSSSVASCQLHLPHQSQASLQNSFSLRAPHTLGLARYHPYGKVHLPPGPTSIPLHSLQAGSPYYPHYALYSQRLGSASALGYQ; this is translated from the exons ATGAAAGATTCCCCTGCTGGAACTATTACGCACGAGATACGCTGCCAGACCTCGGAGCCCTGTGACGATCGTGATAACTGCAGCTCGCCAACGGGCGCGTTAGTTTGTTCACCGACTCCTTTGGATCCTATTCGCCAGGCAAAGCGCCTCCCTATCCGGATACTCAAGATGTTGACGGCGCACACCGGCCACTTGCTCCACCACCCGGACTACCTGCAGCCCTTACAATCTGCACCAGTGAACATTGAG CTGGATGCCAAGAAGAGTCCCCTGGCCCTGCTGGCTCAGACCTGCTCCCAGATCGGCAAGCCtgaccctcctccctcctccaagTTAGGCTCCATCCCCTCCAATGGCCATGGTGATAAGGACCATAATGGAcgctccttttcctcctcctccagtcaCAAACTTGGGGACCACCGGCCCATAAAGGACGACAAGTCCAGCTTCAAGCCCTATAACAAAGTAGGGGGAGACAGTCGGCGGGATGCGGTTAGTAGCTCTAATAACAGCTCTGATAAAGCTGGGTTCAGGGTACCTAGCAATGGCAATGGATGTGCTAACAGTAACTCATCAGGCTCTTGTCCATCCTTTCCACCACATGCCATATCTCCCAACTCCAGGGTGGGTAGTGGCACGCCCCCTCAGCACACGCAGCAGCCATCgtcccagacacacagacagagccagTCGCCACATGGGCAACGGAATTCCCGCTCTCAGACTCTGAATGGAGAACACAAACAGGAACAGGCCAGTCCACACaggaacagtaacagtagcagcggCAGCCATCTTAAAAAGGAGTCGGATGTGAATAAGGTTCATTTGGACAGTCCCCAACTGGCTAACTCCAGCCACGCCAGAGCCAGCACGAACTCCAGCACAGGCAGCTCCGAGGGAAGCCCCAGCCACGAGGGGCCCAAGGCGGACTCCCAACCACCACAGCCTGGCCTGGGCCCTGGACATATCGCTCCCATCTCCCCTTACAAGACTGGCCACTCTGTCTTCCCCATGTCATCCTCTGGAATGGGCTACCATGGCTCTGTAGTGGGTTCCTACGCTGGATATCCCTCCCAGTTTGTCCCAGGTTTGGACCCTAACAAGTCTGGTCTGGGAGGTGGGGGTGTGGGGGTGAAGCACTCCACTGGagcctctcccccctccttcatgCAGGGCTTTTGCAGGGACCCTTACTGCCTCAGCTACCCCAACGCGCCCCACCTGGGGAGCAGCAACCCCTGCATCCACgacccctcctccaccctcaaAACCGGCTACCCAGGCTTGGTCTACACCTCccaccccctccactccctccaccccAGCACTATGTCTTCCAGCATCACCCCCACCCTGTCTCACCCCCTCTACACCTACGGTTTCATGCTCTCCAATGACCCCATGCCTCATGCCTGTAACTGGGTGTCGGCTGCGGGGCCCTGTGATAAACGCTTCTCCACCTCAGACGAGCTGCTGGCCCACCTGCGCACGCACACCTCCTTACCCGGAGGGATGGACAGTAAGCTCCTCTCTGCctacccctctgtctcctcctcctctgttgccTCCTGCCAACTTCACCTCCCCCATCAGAGCCAGGCCTCCCTGCAGAACTCCTTCTCCCTTAGGGCTCCTCATACCCTGGGTCTGGCCCGGTACCACCCCTATGGTAAGGTCCACCTGCCCCCTGGacctacctccatccccctgcACTCCCTCCAGGCTGGTTCTCCTTACTACCCCCACTACGCCCTTTATAGCCAGAGACTGGGCTCAGCGTCTGCCTTGGGCTACCAGTGA